In the Scyliorhinus torazame isolate Kashiwa2021f chromosome 4, sScyTor2.1, whole genome shotgun sequence genome, one interval contains:
- the LOC140410269 gene encoding uncharacterized protein, giving the protein MEQYCSICSVDKLYSCSMCGCRFERSSDLERHECDQSRERLCKCGNSAKRFSHPSELETHQHSHTEERTFTCSLCGKGFTQSSDLLRHQRIHTGERPFTCFVCEKGFAESTSLLAHQRIHTGERPFTCSVCGKGFIRSSTLMAHQRFHTRERPFTCSVCGKGFKQSSDLLTHKRVHTGERPFTCSVCGKGFIQISHLRSHQRLHTGERPFTCSVCGKGFTQVSTLLSHQRVHTGERPFTCSVCGKGFSRSSNLMKHQQVHN; this is encoded by the coding sequence ATGGAACAGTACTGCAGCATTTGCAGTGTGGACAAACTGTACTCATGTTCCATGTGTGGATGCAGATTTGAACGATCATCGGACCTGGAGAGGCATGAGTGTGACCAAAGCAGGGAGAGGCTGTGTAAATGTGGGAACAGTGCAAAGAGATTCAGCCAcccatctgagctggaaactcatcaacacagtcacactgAGGAAAGGACATTCACCTGTTctttgtgtgggaaaggatttactcagtcatccgacctgctgagacaccagcgaattcacactggggagaggccattcacctgcttcgtgtgtgaaaagggattcgctgAGTCAACAAGCCTCCTGGCACACCAGcgtattcacacaggagagaggccgttcacctgctccgtgtgtggaaagggattcattcgaTCATCAACCCTGATggcacaccagcgatttcacaccagggagagaccgttcacctgttccgtgtgtgggaagggatttaaacaGTCATCGGACCTGTTgacacacaagcgagttcacactggggagagaccattcacctgctccgtgtgtgggaagggattcatacaAATCTCCCATTTGCGAAGCCACCAAcggcttcacactggggagaggccgtttacctgctcagtgtgtgggaagggattcacgcaaGTCTCCACTCTACTaagccatcagcgagttcacactggggaaaggcccttcacctgctctgtgtgtgggaagggatttagtcgatcatccaacctgatgaagcaCCAACAAGTTCATAACTAA